The following proteins are co-located in the Sporolactobacillus pectinivorans genome:
- the dapG gene encoding aspartate kinase, whose amino-acid sequence MKIIVQKFGGTSVQTDEMRKHAVHHVVRAVNNGYKVIVVVSAMGRSGDPYATDTLLGLVNESESSPRERDILMSCGETISMVVFSGLLKASGIRSEAMTGAQAGFRTNSSHNEAKIIEMKVNPLLKKLEELDAVVVAGFQGQTQDGEITTLGRGGSDTSAAALGAAVDADWIDIFTDVNGVMTADPRIVSDARQLSVLTYSEVCNLAYQGAKVIHPRAVEIAMTAKIPIHIRSTLSEDLGTLVTTMNQSGRGRDIQEQPVTGITYLKGVTQIRVRAGKDEFDLQAKVFKAMAEQGISVDLINISPSGVVYTVMAKVTERAIRILKTMGYDPEVLTGCAKVSAVGAGMAGVPGVASRIVNALTEQGIRILQSADSHNTIWVLVRQEKMDRAVNALHRAFHLEAEHSEADLEHPKQE is encoded by the coding sequence TTGAAAATCATCGTACAAAAATTTGGCGGGACTTCTGTTCAAACTGATGAAATGAGAAAACATGCAGTTCATCATGTCGTCCGTGCAGTAAATAACGGCTATAAAGTCATTGTTGTCGTCTCAGCAATGGGGCGTTCAGGCGATCCGTATGCGACTGATACATTGCTAGGCCTTGTCAATGAATCGGAAAGCTCACCGCGCGAACGGGATATTCTGATGTCCTGCGGTGAAACGATTTCAATGGTTGTCTTTTCGGGCCTGCTGAAAGCCTCAGGTATCCGATCAGAAGCTATGACCGGCGCACAGGCAGGATTCCGGACGAACAGTTCTCATAATGAAGCTAAAATTATTGAAATGAAAGTCAATCCTCTGCTGAAAAAACTTGAAGAACTTGATGCCGTGGTTGTTGCCGGTTTTCAGGGACAGACGCAGGATGGAGAAATCACAACGCTCGGCCGCGGTGGGAGCGACACTTCTGCCGCTGCGCTGGGGGCGGCTGTAGATGCGGACTGGATTGATATTTTTACAGATGTTAACGGCGTTATGACAGCTGATCCGAGAATTGTCAGCGATGCACGGCAACTCTCAGTATTAACTTACAGCGAGGTATGTAACCTCGCTTATCAGGGCGCAAAGGTGATCCATCCGCGTGCTGTGGAAATTGCCATGACGGCGAAAATTCCGATCCATATCCGTTCCACACTCTCAGAAGATCTGGGCACTCTTGTGACGACCATGAATCAGTCAGGACGCGGCAGAGACATTCAGGAACAGCCTGTCACGGGTATCACCTATCTTAAAGGAGTGACGCAGATCCGTGTCCGGGCCGGGAAAGACGAGTTTGATCTTCAGGCTAAAGTTTTTAAGGCTATGGCGGAGCAGGGGATCAGCGTAGACTTGATCAATATCAGCCCAAGCGGCGTAGTCTATACCGTCATGGCAAAGGTGACGGAACGAGCAATCCGGATATTGAAAACAATGGGCTATGACCCGGAAGTCCTCACGGGCTGTGCGAAAGTATCCGCAGTCGGGGCAGGGATGGCCGGTGTTCCCGGTGTTGCCTCGCGGATTGTAAATGCCCTGACAGAACAGGGAATCCGCATCCTGCAATCGGCTGACTCTCACAATACAATCTGGGTCCTTGTCAGGCAGGAAAAAATGGATCGCGCCGTGAATGCTCTCCATCGGGCTTTCCATCTCGAAGCAGAGCACAGCGAAGCGGATTTGGAACATCCAAAACAGGAGTGA
- the dapA gene encoding 4-hydroxy-tetrahydrodipicolinate synthase, which yields MDFGRMLTAIVTPFDENGNLSLNRTTILLEHLIETGSDGVVVCGTTGESPTLTDDEKLTLFDHIVKVAAGRIKVIVGTGGNNTRQSVQFSQRAAKLGVDAVMAVAPFYNKPNQEGIYEHYKAIAESVDVPVVIYNIPGRSKVNIEAGTIIRLSEIENIVAIKEASGNLDQMAAIISGTGDDFHLYSGDDGLTLPILSIGGRGVISVASHIIGPEMKDMIGNFLEGNNEKAASAHRAMLPFMRELFAAPSPSPVKAMLNKLDIPVGGVRLPMVKLTGQEFAKLWQVYQTYRDKSGTATKHLAK from the coding sequence ATGGATTTTGGGAGAATGCTGACTGCAATAGTCACACCCTTTGATGAAAATGGAAATTTGAGTCTGAACAGGACAACGATTTTATTGGAACATCTGATAGAAACGGGTTCCGATGGTGTAGTTGTCTGCGGTACAACCGGGGAGTCGCCAACACTGACGGACGATGAAAAACTGACGCTTTTTGATCATATCGTTAAAGTCGCGGCAGGACGGATCAAGGTCATTGTCGGTACCGGAGGGAATAATACACGACAGTCTGTCCAGTTTTCTCAGAGAGCCGCGAAACTTGGCGTTGATGCGGTCATGGCTGTTGCCCCGTTCTATAATAAACCTAACCAGGAAGGCATTTACGAACATTATAAAGCGATTGCTGAGAGCGTCGATGTTCCTGTGGTGATTTATAATATACCCGGGCGCTCAAAAGTAAATATTGAAGCCGGTACGATTATCCGGCTGTCTGAAATTGAGAATATCGTAGCGATAAAGGAAGCAAGCGGTAACCTGGACCAGATGGCGGCAATCATCAGCGGTACGGGGGATGATTTTCATCTGTACAGCGGCGATGACGGGCTGACTCTGCCGATTCTGTCCATCGGCGGCCGGGGCGTGATATCGGTTGCGTCGCACATTATCGGACCCGAAATGAAAGACATGATCGGCAATTTCCTGGAGGGTAATAATGAAAAAGCAGCTTCGGCGCATCGGGCCATGCTACCATTCATGCGGGAGTTATTTGCTGCTCCCAGCCCTTCGCCTGTAAAAGCGATGCTTAACAAATTGGATATTCCGGTCGGCGGGGTTCGTTTGCCGATGGTGAAGCTTACTGGTCAGGAATTTGCAAAACTGTGGCAGGTTTACCAGACTTACCGCGATAAATCGGGAACAGCGACAAAACATTTGGCAAAATAA
- a CDS encoding ribonuclease J, with product MTHSKQNGIRIYAMGGVGEIGNNMTVIETSHDIYVIDAGLMHPHEDMLGVDTVIPDVSYLVEKRDKIRAILLTHGHLANIGGLPYLLKELNVPVYGTGLTLALVQESLKEVGESYQKDQLVTINPDREIKIGQCRFSFFRTYHSVPDAIGIAIHTPQGNIVHTGDYKFDFTPVGSIRTEVSKIAALGDEGVLCLLSDSKHAEIPGKAPTDSLIGDQFNHILYSAVGRVIVAIHATNLHRIQQFVDACALHGRKVAIDGKFLDSTISIAVRNGILNVPGDIFLSWEKALKYPSEKLAILTSGPDGDPLTPLTGMANHMHKGLKLRENDLIIYAASLTPSNEKTVTNAIDQLMSEGAQVIFGKSVHVSGHGSAEDIKLMLQLTRPKYLIPIDGEFKMMKAQQEIAESMGISASRVFLLDRGDVVELIKGEARQSDSVPSGQLLVDGLGVGDVGNIVLRDRRLLSQDGTVIVVVTLGRKTKRILAGPEIITRGFVYVRESEDLLDQANQIVSEVLSKALTQHVSEWSSLKSGIRDALSRYFFDKTKRRPMILPIIMEF from the coding sequence TTGACACATTCGAAGCAAAACGGCATTAGAATTTATGCAATGGGCGGCGTTGGCGAAATTGGAAATAATATGACGGTCATTGAAACAAGTCATGACATTTACGTTATTGATGCAGGTTTGATGCATCCGCATGAAGATATGCTGGGTGTGGATACAGTGATCCCGGATGTGTCTTATCTGGTTGAAAAGCGTGATAAAATCCGGGCAATTCTGTTGACACACGGTCATCTGGCGAATATCGGCGGATTGCCGTATCTGTTGAAAGAATTAAATGTTCCTGTTTACGGAACCGGATTGACACTCGCACTGGTTCAGGAGAGCTTGAAAGAAGTTGGTGAGAGCTATCAAAAAGATCAGCTTGTGACTATAAATCCGGATCGGGAAATAAAAATCGGCCAGTGCCGTTTTTCATTTTTCCGTACCTATCACAGTGTTCCGGATGCGATCGGAATTGCCATTCATACCCCACAGGGAAATATCGTTCACACAGGTGATTACAAGTTTGATTTTACGCCCGTCGGCAGCATCCGAACGGAAGTCAGTAAAATTGCCGCGCTTGGTGACGAAGGCGTGCTCTGTCTTCTCTCTGACAGTAAACATGCTGAAATCCCGGGGAAGGCGCCAACTGACTCTTTGATCGGGGATCAGTTCAACCACATCCTGTATTCTGCAGTCGGACGGGTGATCGTTGCGATTCACGCGACAAATCTACACCGGATCCAGCAATTTGTGGATGCTTGCGCACTTCATGGGCGCAAGGTTGCAATTGACGGCAAATTCCTCGACAGCACTATTTCTATTGCTGTCAGAAACGGAATCTTGAATGTACCTGGTGACATATTTTTGTCATGGGAAAAAGCGCTGAAGTATCCCAGTGAAAAACTGGCTATTTTAACGAGTGGCCCTGATGGTGATCCGCTGACTCCGCTGACAGGCATGGCTAATCATATGCACAAGGGATTAAAACTCAGGGAAAATGACTTGATTATCTATGCGGCGTCCCTGACCCCAAGCAATGAAAAAACGGTTACTAACGCGATTGATCAGCTGATGAGTGAAGGGGCCCAGGTGATCTTCGGCAAGTCGGTTCATGTTTCAGGACATGGGTCTGCTGAAGATATTAAATTAATGCTGCAGCTTACAAGGCCTAAATATCTGATCCCGATTGACGGTGAATTCAAGATGATGAAGGCGCAGCAGGAAATTGCTGAATCAATGGGCATTTCCGCAAGCCGGGTCTTTCTTCTTGATCGGGGTGATGTTGTCGAACTGATTAAGGGTGAAGCCAGACAATCCGACTCAGTACCTTCAGGTCAGCTTCTCGTTGACGGCCTTGGTGTCGGGGATGTAGGCAACATTGTGCTGAGAGACCGCCGGTTGCTGTCGCAGGATGGTACCGTCATTGTTGTTGTAACATTGGGAAGAAAAACAAAACGAATTCTTGCCGGACCGGAAATCATTACCCGGGGATTTGTCTATGTCAGAGAGTCTGAAGATCTGCTCGATCAGGCTAATCAGATTGTCTCTGAGGTGCTGTCCAAGGCACTGACACAGCATGTTTCCGAGTGGTCATCGCTTAAAAGCGGAATTCGTGATGCATTGAGCCGTTACTTTTTTGATAAAACCAAACGCCGTCCAATGATATTGCCAATTATCATGGAATTTTAA
- a CDS encoding DNA translocase FtsK, which yields MAKGKQRRTRAKKGWKETLIYEVGGLCMFSLTCIGISSLGVAGEVLKEACRFFAGDWWIILLLFSLALSVYYVLFRRQPSFFTRRMSGFYLLSLALMLISHVQLFETLSKVNQWQNRSVIYNTFLLFQGELTGTIPGSGLGGGMIGAIEFAFFHYLFATIGTLFMSGVMIIVALILITGHSLRDTARKLFGGTFKSMRKSFLGGKEAVRRLFSRKAKKSGRPGTGHNQTGLSVDAPPEELSFPEPEIHDFNERQAAQADPPQDMPPVPKQNLPAANVEMPDSADFMHTSVENEDYQLPPLELLNHPRKNAQNNERKHIAENVRTLERTFESFGVRAAVREVHLGPAVTRYEVYPEAGVKVSRILGLSDDLALALAAKDIRIEAPIPGKSAVGVEVPNREVAMVGLREVLESKNAKNAVSKLTVGLGRDISGEPILSDLNKMPHLLVAGATGSGKSVCINSIIVTLLMRTKPSEVKLFMIDPKMVELNVYNGIPHLLTPVVTDPGKAAQGLKNVVGEMERRYELFSESGTRNLEGYNETVRKFNAEHEEKQPLMPYIVVIIDELADLMMVASKDVEETVTRLAQMARAAGIHLIIATQRPSVDIITGVIKANIPSRIAFSVSSMMDSRTILDSGGAEKLLGKGDMLFLPIGASKPVRIQGAFLSDDEVENVVRYVIGQQKAHYRKDMIPDEQPEENQEKVDDELFDDAVQLVVNMQTASVSMLQRRFRIGYTRAARLIDAMEERHIVGPYEGSKPRAVLVPKQNDEANTR from the coding sequence ATGGCAAAAGGGAAGCAAAGACGCACGCGAGCAAAAAAGGGATGGAAGGAAACACTGATCTATGAGGTTGGTGGATTATGCATGTTTTCTCTCACCTGTATCGGGATCAGCAGCCTTGGCGTCGCAGGTGAAGTGTTGAAGGAAGCCTGTCGCTTTTTTGCAGGGGACTGGTGGATCATCCTTTTGCTTTTTTCTCTGGCGTTGTCTGTCTACTACGTGCTGTTCCGGAGACAGCCGTCTTTCTTTACAAGAAGGATGTCCGGTTTTTATCTGCTGTCCTTGGCGTTGATGCTGATCAGCCATGTTCAGCTGTTTGAAACACTTTCAAAGGTTAATCAATGGCAGAACCGCTCGGTCATTTACAATACTTTTTTGCTTTTTCAAGGTGAACTGACGGGGACTATTCCGGGAAGCGGGCTGGGCGGCGGTATGATCGGTGCCATCGAATTCGCTTTTTTTCACTATCTGTTTGCTACAATAGGCACGCTGTTCATGAGCGGGGTCATGATTATTGTGGCATTAATTCTGATTACCGGTCATTCACTGCGAGATACCGCAAGAAAACTTTTCGGGGGTACGTTCAAAAGCATGCGGAAGAGTTTTCTGGGCGGAAAAGAAGCTGTTCGTAGACTTTTCTCAAGGAAAGCCAAAAAAAGCGGCAGGCCGGGTACCGGACATAACCAAACGGGTTTGTCAGTGGATGCACCGCCAGAAGAACTCTCTTTCCCGGAACCGGAAATACACGATTTTAATGAGCGTCAGGCTGCGCAGGCGGATCCCCCGCAGGATATGCCTCCTGTCCCGAAGCAAAATCTGCCTGCTGCGAATGTCGAGATGCCGGATTCAGCTGATTTCATGCACACATCCGTCGAAAATGAGGACTATCAGCTGCCGCCACTTGAATTACTCAATCATCCGCGTAAAAATGCCCAGAATAATGAACGGAAGCACATCGCGGAGAATGTACGCACGCTTGAGCGGACCTTTGAGAGTTTTGGCGTGCGTGCAGCGGTCCGCGAAGTCCATCTCGGACCGGCTGTCACCCGATATGAAGTTTATCCGGAAGCAGGCGTAAAAGTCAGCCGCATTCTGGGCCTGAGCGATGATCTTGCCCTTGCCTTGGCAGCAAAGGATATCCGGATTGAAGCGCCGATTCCGGGCAAATCGGCGGTCGGGGTCGAAGTCCCTAATCGGGAAGTAGCGATGGTGGGGCTGCGTGAAGTTCTTGAATCGAAGAATGCCAAAAACGCAGTATCAAAACTGACGGTTGGTCTTGGCCGTGATATTTCAGGTGAACCGATTTTATCTGATCTGAACAAGATGCCCCATCTGCTCGTAGCTGGCGCGACAGGAAGCGGAAAAAGTGTCTGCATCAACAGTATTATTGTTACACTTCTGATGCGTACCAAACCGAGCGAGGTCAAGCTTTTCATGATTGACCCAAAGATGGTTGAACTGAACGTATACAATGGCATACCCCATCTTCTGACGCCGGTTGTGACTGATCCTGGAAAAGCAGCACAGGGTCTGAAAAATGTGGTTGGGGAAATGGAGAGAAGATATGAGCTTTTTTCTGAAAGCGGGACACGGAATCTGGAAGGTTACAACGAAACAGTCAGAAAGTTTAACGCTGAACATGAAGAAAAGCAGCCGCTCATGCCTTATATTGTCGTTATTATTGATGAATTGGCAGATCTGATGATGGTCGCTTCAAAGGATGTGGAAGAAACGGTTACGAGGCTTGCACAGATGGCCCGGGCAGCGGGTATTCATCTGATTATCGCAACACAGCGTCCTTCTGTGGATATTATTACCGGGGTAATCAAAGCCAATATTCCGTCACGTATTGCTTTCAGCGTTTCTTCCATGATGGATTCCCGTACTATTCTTGATTCAGGGGGTGCCGAGAAACTGCTTGGGAAGGGCGATATGCTTTTTCTACCCATCGGTGCTTCAAAACCTGTCAGGATACAGGGCGCCTTTTTGTCTGATGATGAAGTTGAAAATGTGGTACGCTACGTGATCGGGCAGCAGAAAGCCCATTACCGGAAAGATATGATTCCTGACGAACAACCGGAAGAAAACCAGGAAAAAGTGGATGATGAGCTGTTTGATGACGCAGTGCAGCTTGTTGTCAACATGCAGACCGCAAGTGTTTCGATGCTTCAGCGCCGTTTCCGCATTGGCTATACACGTGCGGCACGTTTGATTGATGCAATGGAAGAGCGGCATATTGTCGGTCCTTATGAGGGCAGCAAACCCCGCGCTGTGCTTGTGCCAAAACAAAATGATGAAGCAAATACCCGCTGA
- the ymfI gene encoding elongation factor P 5-aminopentanone reductase: MENVLITGASGAIGQATARKIAESGHSIYLHYNTGEKRANDLSQELSAQYPDQFFTCVQADLSETRGTEKLLGELDLPVSGVVYNCGKSQVGLFQDVPEHIVQEFVQLQLTSPFRLIQHLIQPMIRAKKGRIIFVSSIWGLTGASTEVLYSMVKGGQNTFVKALAKEVAPSGITANAVAPGAVNTPMMNEFSKENIELVKDEIPMGRLARPDEIASLIQFLMSPASGYISGQVISANGAWYC; the protein is encoded by the coding sequence GTGGAAAATGTTCTAATTACGGGCGCCAGTGGCGCAATCGGACAGGCGACAGCGAGAAAAATTGCGGAGTCCGGCCATTCCATTTATCTTCACTACAATACGGGTGAAAAAAGGGCAAATGATTTGTCTCAAGAACTTTCTGCACAGTATCCGGATCAGTTTTTTACCTGTGTACAGGCGGATTTGTCGGAAACTCGAGGCACTGAAAAATTACTGGGTGAGCTTGATCTTCCGGTCAGCGGTGTCGTCTATAACTGCGGGAAAAGTCAGGTAGGGCTTTTTCAGGATGTACCGGAGCACATAGTACAGGAGTTCGTCCAGCTTCAGTTGACGAGTCCTTTCCGTTTAATTCAGCATTTAATTCAGCCAATGATTCGAGCAAAAAAGGGAAGGATCATTTTTGTTTCGTCAATCTGGGGGTTGACCGGAGCGTCGACAGAGGTACTGTATTCTATGGTAAAGGGCGGCCAGAACACTTTTGTCAAAGCGCTGGCGAAAGAGGTCGCTCCCAGCGGGATTACCGCTAACGCGGTAGCACCGGGAGCCGTTAATACGCCGATGATGAATGAATTCAGCAAAGAGAACATTGAATTAGTCAAAGATGAAATCCCGATGGGCAGGTTGGCACGGCCTGACGAAATTGCTTCGCTGATCCAATTTCTTATGAGCCCGGCCTCCGGTTATATAAGCGGCCAGGTCATTTCGGCGAATGGTGCCTGGTATTGCTGA
- a CDS encoding helix-turn-helix domain-containing protein, translating into MSELGQALREAREEKGLSLDDLQEETKIQKRYLSAIEKGDFKQLPGDFYLRAFIKSYAEAVGLDFSTFAQQYASEMPKTHRDTSADIHTLPPSGSEEVPAVRSGPVRSRRPGRSSPVRWSSFINKAITVVFILIVLVLVYILITGIMSHQGSQTGEKSQGAGSSVSFKGTSASSSGSSSSSSRANSTSSSSSDASSGQQTIKLDNTQGQISTYTLTGTTKFMVVVSSKTGLPAWFMAKDAKTNVQIQQGIVSNSGKKSFQFDASSVQSLSLRFGSVPNTSLKINGQSFNFPNNGTTQDIIINFSK; encoded by the coding sequence GTGAGTGAACTTGGTCAAGCATTGCGGGAAGCCCGGGAGGAAAAGGGGCTTTCTCTGGACGATCTTCAGGAAGAAACAAAGATTCAGAAACGCTACCTCTCGGCGATCGAGAAGGGCGATTTCAAGCAGCTTCCGGGTGATTTTTACCTTAGGGCGTTTATTAAAAGTTATGCTGAAGCAGTCGGGCTTGACTTTAGCACATTTGCTCAGCAGTATGCTTCGGAGATGCCCAAGACGCATCGGGATACTTCTGCCGATATTCATACATTGCCGCCCAGCGGTTCGGAAGAGGTTCCGGCAGTCCGATCGGGGCCGGTCAGATCGAGAAGACCCGGCCGGTCGAGTCCAGTTAGATGGTCTTCATTCATTAATAAGGCTATTACCGTTGTCTTTATACTGATTGTTCTGGTGCTCGTTTATATACTGATCACTGGGATTATGAGTCACCAGGGGAGTCAAACGGGGGAGAAGAGTCAGGGAGCAGGTTCTTCGGTTTCTTTTAAAGGCACCAGCGCTTCGAGTTCAGGAAGTTCGTCAAGCTCTTCAAGAGCGAATTCCACCAGTTCCTCCTCCAGCGATGCTTCATCTGGGCAGCAGACAATAAAATTGGATAATACTCAGGGGCAGATTTCGACTTATACGTTGACCGGGACGACTAAATTTATGGTAGTTGTTTCTTCTAAGACGGGGCTGCCAGCTTGGTTTATGGCAAAAGATGCAAAGACAAATGTGCAGATTCAGCAGGGGATTGTTTCAAATAGCGGAAAGAAGTCCTTTCAATTTGATGCGTCAAGCGTCCAGTCGCTCTCTCTGAGGTTTGGCAGTGTTCCCAATACTTCTTTAAAGATTAATGGACAGTCATTTAATTTTCCAAATAATGGCACGACGCAAGACATAATCATCAATTTCAGTAAATGA
- the pgsA gene encoding CDP-diacylglycerol--glycerol-3-phosphate 3-phosphatidyltransferase, with protein sequence MNIANKLTVTRIIMIPVFLIFLLSPMDLGALSFGHFLLPFSHLLAALVFIIASITDWLDGQIARKRHLVTNFGKFLDPLADKLLVMSAFVSFTGMGRMASWMVIVILAREFAVTGLRLVAAGEGDVIAASKIAKWKTFSQMLAIIFFLFNNIPFGINGFPFDQILLWIAVILTILSGADYFYKNRDVLLRSK encoded by the coding sequence GTGAATATCGCTAATAAGTTAACTGTAACCCGAATAATTATGATCCCCGTATTTTTGATTTTTCTTCTGTCCCCGATGGACTTAGGTGCTTTAAGTTTCGGTCACTTTTTACTTCCGTTTTCCCATTTGCTTGCTGCCCTTGTATTTATTATTGCTTCCATTACGGACTGGCTGGACGGGCAGATCGCCCGAAAACGGCATTTAGTCACTAACTTCGGCAAATTTCTGGATCCGCTTGCCGACAAGCTGCTTGTCATGAGCGCGTTTGTATCTTTTACCGGCATGGGCAGGATGGCTTCCTGGATGGTGATCGTTATCCTCGCACGAGAATTTGCTGTGACCGGTCTCCGTCTTGTGGCAGCGGGGGAGGGGGACGTGATCGCCGCCAGCAAAATTGCAAAATGGAAAACTTTTTCTCAAATGCTTGCCATCATTTTCTTCCTGTTTAATAATATTCCTTTCGGGATCAACGGTTTCCCGTTTGATCAGATCTTGCTTTGGATTGCCGTTATTCTGACGATCCTTTCCGGAGCTGACTATTTTTATAAAAATCGTGACGTTTTGCTCCGCTCAAAGTGA
- a CDS encoding competence/damage-inducible protein A has protein sequence MNAEIIAVGSELLLGQIANTNAQFISEQLALLGIDVYFHTVCGDNESRLCDSIKQAESRAELIIFTGGLGPTKDDLTKETVAKLLGRKLVTNQQAMDSLLDYFKATGREMTENNLKQALVMEGSHVLPNRQGMAPGMIVESGGHIYLLMPGVPSEMKPMFLDFARDYFARSYSQHIQSRVLRFFGIGESQLETKIIDLIDAQSNPTIAPLAKEGEVTLRLTAKHTSKDEAEKMLDRIEQKIDQRVGTYLYGYNEESLPEVVFRFLTSERKTIAFAESLTGGMASEWMTGFPGASSVLNGGVVCYTNAVKERALQIPSEVLDSDGAVSERCAKLMASSVRLLCGSDIGISFTGVAGPDKSEGKEVGTVYIGFADADGSKSYLYHFRGSRRKIRIQSVKTGYDLIRRYLRHLPVVGK, from the coding sequence ATGAATGCAGAAATTATTGCGGTCGGATCGGAACTGCTCCTGGGTCAGATCGCTAATACAAATGCCCAGTTCATATCAGAACAGCTTGCGCTGCTTGGAATTGATGTTTATTTTCACACCGTATGCGGTGACAATGAATCCAGGCTTTGCGATTCAATCAAGCAGGCAGAATCACGCGCGGAACTGATCATTTTTACCGGTGGGCTCGGTCCGACAAAAGATGATCTGACCAAAGAAACAGTGGCCAAACTGCTTGGAAGAAAATTGGTAACGAATCAGCAAGCGATGGACAGCTTGCTGGACTATTTCAAGGCAACAGGGCGGGAAATGACGGAAAACAATCTGAAGCAGGCACTGGTCATGGAAGGCAGCCATGTGCTGCCGAACAGACAGGGGATGGCCCCAGGAATGATCGTTGAATCAGGCGGGCATATTTATTTGCTGATGCCGGGTGTTCCTTCAGAAATGAAACCGATGTTTCTAGACTTTGCAAGGGATTATTTTGCCCGTAGCTACTCGCAACACATTCAGTCACGTGTACTTCGTTTTTTTGGTATCGGTGAATCCCAGCTGGAAACGAAAATCATTGATCTGATCGATGCCCAGTCCAATCCGACAATTGCGCCGCTTGCCAAAGAGGGTGAAGTCACCCTCAGACTGACGGCTAAACATACAAGCAAAGATGAGGCAGAAAAAATGCTGGATCGGATTGAGCAGAAGATCGATCAGCGAGTCGGCACCTATCTATACGGCTATAATGAGGAATCACTTCCTGAAGTTGTATTCAGATTTTTAACATCTGAACGGAAAACGATTGCCTTCGCCGAGAGTCTAACGGGTGGAATGGCTTCGGAATGGATGACCGGTTTTCCAGGTGCTTCCTCTGTCCTTAATGGAGGCGTTGTGTGCTACACGAATGCAGTTAAGGAACGCGCACTTCAAATTCCTTCAGAAGTGCTTGACAGTGACGGTGCTGTCAGTGAGCGATGCGCAAAATTGATGGCTTCTTCAGTACGCTTGCTCTGCGGGTCGGATATTGGGATTAGCTTTACAGGTGTTGCAGGGCCGGATAAAAGTGAGGGCAAAGAGGTAGGTACCGTTTATATTGGATTTGCCGACGCGGATGGTTCCAAAAGTTATCTGTATCATTTCAGGGGATCACGGAGGAAAATCAGAATTCAGTCGGTCAAAACCGGCTATGATCTGATTCGAAGATATCTGCGACACTTGCCGGTGGTTGGAAAATAA
- the recA gene encoding recombinase RecA → MAERNERKAALESALRQIEKQFGKGSIMRLGEQPDQRVSTVSSGSLALDIAMGVGGYPRGRIIEIYGPESSGKTTVALHAIAEVQKNGGQAAFIDAEHALDPVYAENLGVNIDELLLSQPDTGEQALEIAEALVRSGAIDIIVIDSVAALVPKAEIEGEMGDAHVGLQARLMSQALRKLSGAISKSKTTAIFINQIREKVGVMFGNPETTPGGRALKFYASVRLEVRRAETLKIGNDIVGNRARIKVVKNKVAPPFKQAEVDIMYGHGISQEGEILDIGSDLDIVEKSGSWYSFNKERLGQGRENAKLFLKENEPIKEAIKAKIRDHYHLDEDDQDEHADESSPDENQQPAGQELD, encoded by the coding sequence ATGGCTGAAAGAAACGAAAGGAAAGCAGCACTTGAGAGTGCTTTGCGCCAGATTGAAAAACAGTTTGGAAAAGGTTCGATTATGAGACTGGGTGAACAACCGGATCAGCGCGTGTCTACTGTATCCAGCGGTTCACTGGCTTTGGATATTGCAATGGGGGTTGGCGGTTATCCCCGCGGCAGAATTATTGAGATTTATGGACCTGAATCTTCAGGTAAAACAACTGTAGCGCTCCACGCGATTGCAGAAGTACAGAAGAACGGAGGACAGGCAGCGTTTATTGATGCGGAACATGCGCTGGATCCTGTTTATGCAGAAAATCTGGGTGTGAACATTGATGAACTGCTTCTTTCACAGCCGGATACCGGCGAACAGGCACTCGAGATCGCTGAAGCGTTAGTCAGAAGCGGTGCTATTGATATCATTGTAATCGACTCGGTCGCCGCATTAGTCCCTAAAGCTGAAATTGAAGGCGAGATGGGCGATGCTCATGTTGGGCTTCAGGCACGGCTGATGTCACAAGCTCTGAGAAAGCTCTCAGGTGCAATCAGTAAGTCAAAAACGACAGCGATATTCATTAATCAGATCCGTGAAAAAGTGGGCGTGATGTTTGGCAATCCTGAAACAACCCCCGGTGGGCGTGCACTGAAATTTTATGCGTCCGTCCGTCTTGAGGTCCGCCGCGCTGAGACTCTGAAGATAGGAAATGATATTGTCGGAAACCGTGCAAGGATTAAAGTAGTAAAAAATAAAGTTGCTCCTCCGTTCAAGCAGGCAGAGGTCGACATTATGTATGGACATGGCATTTCCCAGGAAGGAGAAATACTTGATATCGGATCTGATCTGGATATAGTTGAAAAAAGCGGATCCTGGTATTCATTTAATAAAGAACGTCTCGGTCAGGGACGTGAGAATGCCAAGTTGTTTTTGAAAGAAAATGAACCGATTAAAGAAGCAATCAAGGCTAAGATACGGGATCATTACCATCTCGATGAAGATGATCAGGATGAGCATGCAGATGAATCGTCTCCTGATGAAAATCAGCAGCCTGCAGGGCAAGAACTGGATTGA